From Nocardioides sp. HDW12B, the proteins below share one genomic window:
- the secY gene encoding preprotein translocase subunit SecY, with protein MLGAFVNAFRTPDLRRKLLFVLGIIVIFRLGSQLPAPGVNVANVQDCVAQVQNDGIYGLINLFSGGALLQLTVFALGIMPYITASIILQLLVVVIPRLETLKKEGQAGQTKITQYTRYLTLALAILQATGIVALARADQLIQGCALPLLYDEGIATMLIMVITMTAGTAIIMWFGELITDRGIGNGMSILIFTQVVATFPATLWALRQDRGWAVFGMVILIGFVIIAVVIFMEQGQRRIPVQYARRMVGRKMYGGSSTYIPLKVNQAGIIPVIFASSLLYLPALATQFDPNQDNPVSSFLGKYFTTGDHPLYMAVYFAMIVFFTYFYVSITFNPTEVADNMKKYGGFIPGIRAGKPTEEYLSYVLSRITLPGATYLGLIALIPLIALVLVDANQNFPFGGTSILIMVGVALDTVKQIESQLQQRNYEGFLR; from the coding sequence GTGCTAGGCGCATTCGTCAACGCGTTCCGCACGCCGGACCTGCGACGCAAGCTGCTGTTCGTGCTCGGGATCATCGTCATCTTCCGTCTCGGCTCCCAGCTCCCCGCACCCGGCGTGAACGTCGCCAACGTGCAGGACTGTGTCGCGCAGGTGCAGAACGACGGCATCTACGGCTTGATCAACCTGTTCTCCGGCGGAGCGCTGCTGCAGCTGACGGTCTTCGCGCTGGGGATCATGCCCTACATCACCGCGAGCATCATCCTGCAGCTGCTGGTGGTCGTGATCCCCCGGCTGGAGACCCTGAAGAAGGAGGGTCAGGCCGGCCAGACCAAGATCACGCAGTACACCCGCTACCTCACCCTGGCGCTCGCGATCCTGCAGGCCACGGGCATCGTGGCCCTCGCGCGCGCCGACCAGCTGATCCAGGGCTGCGCGCTGCCGCTGCTCTACGACGAGGGCATCGCGACGATGCTCATCATGGTCATCACGATGACCGCCGGCACCGCGATCATCATGTGGTTCGGCGAGCTCATCACCGACCGCGGCATCGGCAACGGCATGTCGATCCTGATCTTCACCCAGGTCGTCGCGACGTTCCCCGCGACGCTGTGGGCGCTGCGCCAGGACCGTGGCTGGGCCGTCTTCGGCATGGTCATCCTCATCGGCTTCGTGATCATCGCCGTTGTCATCTTCATGGAGCAGGGCCAGCGGCGGATCCCCGTGCAGTACGCCCGTCGGATGGTGGGTCGCAAGATGTACGGCGGCTCGTCGACGTACATCCCGCTCAAGGTGAACCAGGCCGGCATCATCCCGGTCATCTTCGCCTCGAGCCTGCTGTACCTGCCGGCGCTCGCCACCCAGTTCGACCCCAACCAGGACAACCCGGTGTCCAGCTTCCTGGGCAAGTACTTCACCACCGGGGACCACCCCCTCTACATGGCGGTCTACTTCGCCATGATCGTGTTCTTCACCTACTTCTACGTCTCGATCACGTTCAACCCGACCGAGGTCGCGGACAACATGAAGAAGTACGGCGGCTTCATCCCCGGGATCCGGGCCGGCAAGCCGACCGAGGAGTACCTCAGCTACGTCCTCTCCCGCATCACCCTGCCGGGAGCGACGTACCTCGGTCTGATCGCCCTCATCCCGCTGATCGCGCTGGTCCTCGTCGACGCCAACCAGAACTTCCCGTTCGGTGGCACCTCGATCCTCATCATGGTCGGGGTCGCCCTCGACACCGTGAAGCAGATCGAGAGCCAGCTGCAGCAGCGCAACTACGAAGGATTCCTCCGCTGA